One stretch of Nitrososphaerota archaeon DNA includes these proteins:
- a CDS encoding DNA methyltransferase, which produces MYKVFFRLSGKYPSLPLAELKAILESLEYEYKILEENSCIVLIELDKIFLEKVIEKAAYTKAAYMLLSMGENYNELIENIDEEKIENFIPKNARFEVRVKRIFGARIDTLKTEKMLGEIFIKKLKEAKVDLTNPTYRIHCLATPSKLYLGLLLSEKEKKWVHNRKPINRPFNLPSSLQPELARCMVNLVRCKPGNIILDPFAGTGSILIEAGLMDYKAIGLELKRWICDGALKNLKHFLNDYLGIINADARCPPLKKSIDAIVTDPPYGRSATLMGKTLENLLKDFFNSIREILKKGAYICFAIPSETNLENIINNMNLKIIETYDIIVHGSLTRKIIVLQNFY; this is translated from the coding sequence ATGTATAAAGTATTTTTTAGACTTTCTGGAAAATATCCATCTCTTCCTTTAGCTGAATTAAAAGCAATTCTAGAATCTTTAGAATATGAATATAAAATTCTTGAAGAAAATTCTTGTATAGTATTAATAGAGTTAGATAAAATCTTTTTAGAAAAAGTAATAGAAAAAGCAGCTTATACAAAAGCTGCTTACATGCTTTTATCTATGGGAGAAAATTATAATGAATTAATTGAAAATATAGATGAAGAAAAAATTGAAAATTTCATTCCAAAAAATGCAAGATTTGAAGTACGTGTAAAAAGAATATTTGGAGCAAGAATTGATACATTAAAAACAGAAAAAATGCTTGGAGAAATTTTTATTAAGAAATTAAAAGAAGCTAAAGTAGATCTTACAAATCCAACATATAGAATACATTGCTTAGCTACTCCATCAAAACTTTACCTTGGATTATTATTAAGTGAAAAAGAGAAAAAATGGGTTCATAATAGAAAACCTATTAATAGGCCATTTAATTTACCAAGTAGTTTACAACCAGAATTGGCAAGATGTATGGTTAATCTAGTAAGATGTAAACCTGGAAATATTATTCTAGATCCATTCGCAGGAACTGGAAGTATATTAATTGAAGCAGGATTAATGGATTATAAAGCTATTGGTTTAGAATTAAAAAGATGGATTTGTGATGGAGCATTAAAGAATCTTAAGCATTTTCTTAATGATTATTTAGGAATAATAAATGCTGATGCTAGATGCCCTCCATTAAAAAAATCTATTGATGCAATAGTAACGGATCCACCTTATGGAAGATCTGCTACATTAATGGGTAAAACTCTTGAAAATCTTCTCAAAGATTTTTTTAATTCAATAAGAGAAATATTAAAAAAAGGAGCATATATATGTTTTGCAATACCAAGTGAAACAAATTTAGAAAATATAATAAATAATATGAATTTAAAAATAATTGAAACATACGATATTATAGTGCATGGTTCATTAACACGTAAAATAATTGTTTTACAAAATTTTTATTAA
- a CDS encoding LysO family transporter, translating into MLPFFLSLLAGIFLGYLLRRKEKIFSVDKILSFIVILLIFFTGIKIGSTNEIKSMGNIWFESIIFSIFSIFCSILIAMFIEKFYWRKKNVYNKSNNSSY; encoded by the coding sequence ATGTTGCCTTTTTTTCTTTCTCTTTTAGCTGGAATATTTTTAGGATATCTTTTAAGAAGGAAAGAGAAAATCTTTTCAGTAGATAAAATATTATCTTTTATTGTAATACTTCTTATTTTCTTTACAGGTATTAAAATAGGTTCAACTAATGAAATAAAATCTATGGGAAATATTTGGTTTGAATCGATTATTTTTTCAATATTTTCTATATTTTGTAGTATTTTAATAGCTATGTTTATAGAAAAATTTTATTGGAGGAAGAAAAATGTTTATAATAAAAGTAATAATAGTTCTTATTAG
- a CDS encoding Lrp/AsnC family transcriptional regulator, which translates to MSRKVTLDEKDIKILNILQFNCRLSAKEIAQEIGSPTTTVYAKIKRMEKLGIIKGYNALINPKAIGKGATAFILASFAYSNPKLETLLSQREVAKEIASFPEVQEVHIISGDWDLLIKVRAEDVESIGKFVIDKLRTVKGIEKTLTCMVFDSTKETPNIEIPNVKELVVRQGKSKK; encoded by the coding sequence ATGAGTAGAAAAGTAACTCTTGATGAAAAAGATATAAAAATACTAAATATACTACAATTTAATTGTAGATTATCTGCCAAAGAAATTGCTCAAGAAATAGGAAGTCCAACAACTACTGTATATGCTAAAATAAAAAGAATGGAAAAGCTAGGTATAATAAAGGGCTATAATGCATTAATAAATCCTAAAGCAATTGGTAAAGGTGCAACTGCTTTCATTTTAGCTTCTTTTGCTTATTCAAATCCTAAACTTGAAACTCTCCTTTCTCAAAGAGAAGTTGCTAAAGAAATTGCTTCTTTCCCAGAAGTACAAGAAGTACATATTATAAGCGGAGATTGGGATTTATTAATTAAAGTTAGAGCAGAAGATGTTGAATCAATAGGTAAATTTGTTATAGATAAACTTAGAACAGTAAAAGGAATAGAAAAAACATTAACATGCATGGTTTTTGATTCAACAAAAGAAACTCCTAATATTGAAATTCCAAATGTTAAAGAATTAGTAGTACGTCAAGGAAAATCTAAAAAATAG
- the amrS gene encoding AmmeMemoRadiSam system radical SAM enzyme, which yields MIIVYNNLGDEKLQVETYKYEKLEDNKVQCLICPHKCIIFPDKLGICRTRKNIDGKLFSIAYGEITSIAMDPIEKKPLYHFWPGNYTLSISTFGCNFRCPWCQNWSISQVNFEEAYTRSMKPEEIILIAKREGSRIISYTYNEPLIWFEFVMDTAKLAKKEGMKNVLVTNGYTLIDTFKDLAPYIDAANVDIKGFTKDFYKKYCGGEMEYVLEATKYMKKSGIHVETTYLIVTTVNDSREEIKKMCEWHLNELGSDTPLHFSRFFPMYKFTGVEATPIKTLEMAAEIAKSYGIKYVYLGNILGSEFENTYCPKCGRAVIERVGYDIVSWSLDKDNKCTNCGEKILIIGEKG from the coding sequence ATGATTATAGTATATAATAATTTAGGAGATGAAAAATTGCAAGTCGAAACTTATAAGTATGAAAAACTTGAAGATAATAAAGTCCAATGCCTTATTTGCCCTCATAAATGTATAATATTTCCAGATAAACTCGGAATTTGTAGAACAAGAAAAAATATTGATGGAAAATTATTTAGTATAGCATATGGAGAAATAACTTCAATAGCAATGGATCCGATTGAGAAAAAGCCATTATATCATTTTTGGCCTGGAAACTATACTTTAAGTATATCTACTTTTGGTTGCAATTTTCGTTGCCCATGGTGTCAAAATTGGAGTATTTCTCAAGTTAATTTTGAAGAAGCATATACCAGAAGTATGAAACCTGAAGAAATTATTTTAATTGCAAAAAGAGAAGGTTCTCGTATAATTTCATATACTTATAATGAGCCTCTTATATGGTTTGAATTTGTTATGGATACTGCTAAGCTTGCAAAAAAGGAAGGAATGAAAAATGTTCTTGTTACAAATGGTTATACTTTAATAGATACTTTTAAAGATTTAGCACCATATATAGATGCAGCTAATGTAGATATTAAAGGGTTTACTAAAGATTTTTATAAAAAATATTGTGGAGGAGAAATGGAATATGTTTTAGAAGCAACTAAGTATATGAAAAAAAGCGGAATACATGTAGAAACAACATATTTAATAGTAACAACAGTAAATGATTCACGTGAAGAAATTAAAAAAATGTGCGAATGGCATTTAAATGAACTTGGATCAGATACTCCTTTACATTTTAGTAGATTTTTCCCAATGTATAAATTTACTGGAGTTGAAGCAACACCAATAAAAACTCTTGAAATGGCAGCAGAAATTGCAAAATCTTATGGTATAAAATATGTTTATTTAGGAAATATTCTTGGAAGCGAATTTGAAAATACTTATTGTCCAAAATGTGGAAGAGCTGTAATTGAAAGAGTTGGATATGATATAGTTAGTTGGAGTTTAGATAAAGATAATAAATGTACGAATTGTGGTGAAAAAATACTTATAATTGGAGAAAAAGGGTAG
- a CDS encoding RNA-binding domain-containing protein: protein MIIKISSILNNTENKDKVEKAIKNIFPTANINLINRNEEKFLEAELKNLEDLKKFKTLLKIRKIRAAAKAIFLKGIEGKKIIFYLNKQVASVGQVSFSEPMGESPLGPIKVIIENDDPYKIIDWLTSE, encoded by the coding sequence ATGATTATTAAAATCTCTTCTATCCTTAATAATACAGAAAATAAGGATAAAGTTGAGAAAGCTATTAAAAATATTTTTCCAACAGCTAATATAAATTTAATTAATAGAAATGAAGAAAAATTTTTAGAAGCCGAATTAAAAAATTTAGAAGATTTAAAAAAATTTAAAACATTATTAAAAATTAGAAAAATTAGAGCAGCTGCAAAAGCAATATTTCTTAAAGGTATTGAAGGGAAAAAGATTATTTTTTATTTAAATAAGCAAGTAGCTTCAGTTGGGCAAGTATCGTTTTCAGAACCAATGGGAGAATCTCCTCTTGGACCAATTAAAGTTATAATTGAAAATGATGATCCTTACAAAATAATAGATTGGTTAACTTCAGAGTGA
- a CDS encoding sugar phosphate isomerase/epimerase codes for MIFSISSLFLINKSIDYIEEIIKNSEIKFWEIPNEGTLKINDKIFKKLKDLLSIGIEINIHAPFNANTYSSLDINERKRILNILYETLDWANKLNSKYIVIHPGKKYGIDNEKEYEYAKNGIIELALKAGEYGILILVENGLKNLSYMLSDLSDCINFFKYDIINYKNIGFCLDIGHANINGKIEKYILELFDKIINIHIHDNDGSFDSHQIVGKGKVDWYKIIEILKRKEYKNYMTIEDIENPFESLNRIIDFLKK; via the coding sequence TTGATTTTCTCAATATCTTCTCTCTTCCTTATTAATAAATCAATAGATTATATTGAAGAAATAATAAAAAATTCAGAAATTAAATTCTGGGAAATCCCTAATGAAGGCACATTAAAAATAAATGATAAAATTTTTAAGAAATTAAAAGATTTATTATCAATTGGAATTGAAATAAATATTCATGCTCCATTTAATGCAAATACTTATTCTTCTCTTGATATAAATGAGAGAAAAAGAATATTAAATATTTTATATGAAACATTAGATTGGGCTAATAAACTTAATTCAAAATATATAGTTATTCATCCTGGGAAAAAATATGGTATTGATAATGAAAAAGAATATGAATATGCAAAAAATGGAATAATAGAATTAGCATTAAAAGCTGGAGAATATGGAATATTAATACTTGTAGAAAATGGTTTAAAAAATTTATCTTATATGCTCTCTGATTTATCAGATTGTATTAATTTCTTTAAATATGATATTATTAATTATAAAAATATTGGCTTTTGTCTTGATATTGGACATGCCAATATAAATGGGAAAATCGAGAAATACATTTTAGAACTATTTGATAAAATAATAAATATTCATATACATGATAATGACGGATCTTTTGATTCTCATCAAATTGTTGGAAAAGGTAAAGTAGACTGGTATAAAATAATAGAAATATTAAAAAGAAAAGAATATAAAAATTACATGACTATAGAAGATATCGAAAATCCTTTTGAGAGTTTAAATAGAATTATCGATTTTTTAAAAAAGTAG
- the prs gene encoding ribose-phosphate diphosphokinase: MLIVPGPASKKLAEEISEITGFKLALIEHKLFPDGESYIRYLEKIYGEDIAIIQTTYPEQDRKLLQLFLLSKTAKEANCNNIIAIVPYLAYSRQDKAFKNGEAISIKVILSILKDCGINEVVTINTHSPWIFKEIDIKAKDLSAIPCLSKYLLSMNLNNPIIFSPGKKGSLMSKEAANIIGCDFSSVESKRNIDTGEVEVEIENVENIKNRDVIIIDDIISTGGTILSIIKKMLKFKPNRIIVGCIHPLLINNADKKILEAGAETIIATNTIETIYSKVSIAPLIADYLKNKLNV; this comes from the coding sequence ATGTTAATTGTACCAGGTCCAGCATCTAAAAAATTAGCTGAAGAAATTTCTGAAATAACTGGTTTTAAACTTGCTTTAATAGAACATAAACTATTTCCAGATGGAGAATCATACATTAGATATTTAGAAAAAATTTATGGAGAAGATATCGCTATAATTCAGACAACTTATCCAGAACAAGATAGAAAGCTTTTGCAACTTTTCTTATTAAGTAAAACTGCTAAAGAAGCTAATTGTAATAATATTATTGCAATAGTTCCTTATCTTGCCTATTCAAGACAAGATAAAGCTTTTAAAAATGGTGAAGCTATTAGTATAAAAGTAATTCTAAGCATTCTAAAAGATTGTGGAATAAATGAAGTTGTAACAATAAATACTCATAGTCCATGGATATTTAAAGAAATTGATATAAAAGCTAAAGATTTATCTGCAATTCCATGTTTATCAAAGTATCTTTTATCAATGAATCTTAATAATCCAATAATTTTTTCTCCAGGAAAAAAAGGTTCTTTAATGAGTAAAGAAGCTGCAAATATTATTGGATGTGATTTTTCTTCTGTAGAAAGTAAAAGGAATATTGATACTGGAGAAGTTGAAGTTGAAATAGAAAATGTAGAAAATATTAAAAATAGAGATGTTATAATAATTGATGATATAATAAGCACGGGTGGAACCATTTTAAGTATTATTAAAAAAATGCTAAAATTTAAACCTAATAGGATAATTGTTGGTTGCATTCATCCACTTCTCATAAATAATGCTGATAAAAAAATTTTAGAAGCAGGAGCTGAAACAATAATAGCTACAAATACTATTGAAACTATTTATAGTAAAGTCTCAATAGCTCCATTAATAGCTGATTATTTAAAGAATAAGTTAAATGTATAA
- a CDS encoding nucleotide sugar dehydrogenase yields MVFNLESKEIKEKITKGEIKIAIFGIGRVGLPLAIAFLNAGAKVIGVARTEESIKEILSFKKMQDEPGINEALKKHINSNSFEATTNAIKASMESIIKIVTVPVTYDKDKNSIDFSNLIDVHSKIGKGLKKGDIVITETSIPPGTTRKIIKPILEKESNLLAGKDFGLAYSPERIYEGRALKDITENYPKIVGADDEKSLNVASAIYECIAKKGVIKMSSTISAEAEKLFEGIYRDVNIALANELAIFCNIFGIDYLEARNAANSQPFCHLHLPGVGVGGYCLPFYSYFISKIAEEEGFNTSLIKIARKINEEMPNYIIKLLISIANEKNIYLKNSKIAILGLSFRGNISDTRLSPSYELIDKLNKLNSKVYVFDPFISWEDEEVKKRGGIQCKNLKEALENAEILIVATEHDQFKKINIKEIYDFSNEKLKIIIDGRNILDKSTLPSKILYVPLGGEIIEK; encoded by the coding sequence CAAAAGTTATTGGTGTAGCTAGAACAGAAGAATCTATTAAAGAAATTTTATCTTTTAAGAAAATGCAAGATGAACCTGGTATAAATGAAGCTTTGAAAAAACATATTAATTCAAATTCTTTTGAAGCTACTACAAATGCTATAAAAGCATCTATGGAATCTATTATTAAAATTGTAACAGTTCCTGTAACTTATGATAAAGATAAAAATTCAATAGATTTCTCAAATTTAATAGATGTTCATTCTAAAATTGGAAAAGGTTTAAAGAAAGGAGATATTGTTATTACTGAAACAAGCATTCCTCCTGGAACTACAAGAAAAATCATTAAGCCAATTTTAGAAAAAGAAAGCAATTTATTAGCTGGAAAAGATTTTGGTTTAGCATATAGTCCAGAAAGAATATATGAAGGAAGAGCTCTTAAAGATATTACTGAAAATTATCCTAAAATAGTTGGTGCTGATGATGAAAAAAGTCTTAATGTTGCTTCTGCAATATATGAATGCATTGCTAAAAAAGGCGTTATTAAAATGAGTTCAACAATTTCTGCTGAAGCTGAAAAATTATTTGAAGGAATTTATAGAGATGTAAATATTGCTTTAGCAAATGAATTAGCAATCTTTTGTAATATTTTTGGAATAGATTATTTAGAAGCACGCAATGCTGCAAATAGTCAACCATTTTGTCATTTACATCTTCCTGGTGTTGGAGTAGGAGGATATTGCTTACCATTTTATTCATACTTTATATCAAAAATTGCTGAAGAAGAAGGGTTTAATACATCTCTTATAAAAATTGCTAGAAAAATAAATGAAGAAATGCCAAATTATATTATTAAACTTTTAATTTCTATTGCAAATGAAAAAAATATTTATTTGAAAAATTCTAAAATTGCAATTTTAGGATTAAGCTTTAGAGGGAATATTTCCGACACAAGGCTTTCTCCATCTTATGAATTGATTGATAAACTTAATAAATTAAATTCTAAAGTTTATGTTTTCGACCCATTCATTTCATGGGAAGATGAAGAAGTTAAAAAAAGAGGTGGAATACAATGCAAAAACCTTAAAGAAGCATTAGAAAATGCTGAAATATTAATTGTAGCTACAGAGCATGATCAATTTAAAAAAATTAATATAAAAGAAATTTATGATTTTTCAAATGAAAAATTAAAAATTATCATAGATGGTAGAAATATTCTCGATAAATCAACTTTACCATCAAAAATTTTATATGTACCTTTAGGTGGAGAAATTATTGAAAAATAG
- the rnz gene encoding ribonuclease Z, with product MSNLKIIFLGTSGGMPSKKRNLPSIAIRYEGELILFDCGEGTQRQMLLGKIGFKKDFKIFISHLHGDHILGIPGLLYTMNMLDRKYSIQIFGPKGIKDSIEKLMNASIGKINFPMEIYEIDEGYILETKKYFIKAINGDHVIKSLAYCFEEKPRLGKMIIEKLKELGIPRGPLWGKLQRGESINFKGRIIHPNEVVTPPRPGRKIVYSGDTRPCEKILNIAKNADVLIHDSSFDNSLKNKAFEEGHSTSLEAANIAKEANVNKLFLFHISPRYEKDDSILLKEARKVFQNCEIAEDFLTYEVPYRNS from the coding sequence ATGAGTAATTTAAAAATCATTTTTTTAGGAACTAGTGGTGGTATGCCCTCAAAAAAGAGAAATTTACCATCTATAGCTATAAGATATGAAGGAGAATTAATTTTATTTGATTGTGGAGAAGGGACTCAAAGACAAATGCTTTTAGGAAAAATAGGTTTTAAAAAAGATTTTAAAATATTTATTTCTCATCTTCATGGAGACCATATTTTAGGAATTCCAGGATTATTATATACTATGAATATGCTTGATAGAAAATATTCTATTCAAATATTTGGTCCAAAAGGAATAAAAGATTCTATTGAAAAATTGATGAATGCAAGTATTGGGAAAATAAATTTTCCAATGGAAATATATGAAATTGATGAGGGATATATTCTTGAAACAAAAAAATATTTTATTAAAGCTATTAATGGTGATCATGTAATAAAATCTCTTGCATATTGTTTTGAAGAAAAGCCTAGACTAGGTAAAATGATTATAGAAAAACTTAAAGAATTGGGAATACCACGAGGACCACTATGGGGTAAACTTCAAAGAGGAGAATCCATAAATTTTAAGGGAAGAATTATACATCCTAATGAAGTTGTTACTCCACCAAGGCCTGGAAGAAAAATTGTTTATAGTGGAGATACTAGACCATGCGAAAAAATATTAAACATAGCGAAAAATGCTGATGTATTAATACATGATTCATCTTTTGATAATTCTCTTAAAAATAAAGCTTTTGAAGAAGGGCATTCTACTTCTTTAGAAGCTGCAAATATAGCAAAAGAAGCTAATGTAAACAAATTATTTCTATTCCATATAAGCCCAAGATATGAAAAAGATGATAGTATTTTATTAAAAGAAGCAAGAAAAGTATTTCAAAATTGTGAAATAGCTGAAGATTTTCTTACATATGAAGTGCCATATAGGAATTCTTAA
- a CDS encoding NTP transferase domain-containing protein, with product MEKHAAIILVNKEGKPYGAEKSLIKINEKPIIEYVLEAIPDYVTEIIISLKDKKYLEEISNISEKYFAEVIIDDSSIDSPLISIINCFKKISSNSSIVLKCNLPLLTMDFLNFLLEASTKFNAVIPRWPDDKTEFLCASYRIKPFLEASEKILEKKDYSINSVVKNMRNVLYILTSALKNFDEDLLLFKDISTISDAKKIENLIKKKTFI from the coding sequence ATGGAAAAGCATGCTGCAATAATACTTGTAAATAAAGAAGGAAAACCATATGGAGCAGAAAAATCTCTTATAAAAATAAATGAAAAACCTATAATAGAATATGTATTAGAAGCTATTCCAGATTATGTTACTGAAATAATTATTTCTCTTAAAGATAAAAAATACTTAGAAGAAATTTCAAATATTTCTGAAAAATATTTTGCAGAAGTAATTATTGATGATTCTTCAATAGATTCTCCTTTAATAAGCATTATCAATTGTTTTAAGAAAATATCTTCTAATTCTTCTATTGTTTTAAAATGCAATTTGCCACTTTTAACAATGGATTTTCTAAATTTTTTATTAGAAGCTTCTACAAAATTTAATGCTGTTATTCCTAGATGGCCAGATGATAAAACAGAATTTCTTTGTGCTTCTTATAGAATAAAGCCTTTTTTAGAAGCTTCTGAAAAAATTTTAGAAAAGAAGGATTATTCAATAAATAGTGTAGTAAAAAATATGAGAAATGTTCTTTATATATTAACTTCAGCTCTTAAAAATTTTGATGAAGATCTTTTATTATTTAAAGATATCTCTACAATAAGCGATGCTAAGAAAATAGAAAATCTTATTAAAAAGAAGACATTTATTTAA
- a CDS encoding lysine exporter LysO family protein, whose protein sequence is MFIIKVIIVLISGILIGSIISPQNILPFLDYLINLNLCFLLFFAGYEIGKAPNITKGLKEASSIVSLILLSTIFGSIIGAFIAGQIIGFNPLYSMSIGAGFGWYSLTGPLLMQYINPYIGAIGFTANILREILTILLFPYFEKIFGIFAAISMGGATTMDSTLPIIIKTVSDKKYILIAFIHGAILTILAPILIPFILSI, encoded by the coding sequence ATGTTTATAATAAAAGTAATAATAGTTCTTATTAGTGGAATATTAATTGGTTCTATTATTTCTCCTCAAAATATTTTACCTTTTTTAGATTATTTAATAAATCTCAATCTTTGCTTTTTATTATTTTTTGCAGGATATGAAATTGGAAAAGCACCAAATATAACTAAGGGTTTAAAAGAAGCAAGTTCAATAGTATCTTTAATTTTATTATCAACAATTTTTGGAAGCATAATTGGAGCTTTTATTGCAGGTCAAATAATTGGTTTTAATCCATTATATTCAATGAGTATAGGAGCTGGATTTGGATGGTATAGTTTAACAGGCCCTTTATTAATGCAATATATTAATCCATATATTGGTGCTATTGGTTTTACAGCTAATATTTTAAGAGAAATTTTAACAATATTACTTTTTCCATATTTTGAGAAAATTTTTGGAATTTTTGCAGCAATTTCTATGGGTGGAGCAACTACTATGGATTCTACTCTTCCAATAATTATTAAAACTGTTTCTGATAAAAAATATATTTTAATAGCTTTTATTCATGGAGCAATTCTTACTATTTTAGCACCAATTCTTATACCTTTTATTTTATCTATTTAA
- a CDS encoding DUF362 domain-containing protein → MKNSVRLISDKNRSLLHYYGEPKFGSMLAEISLIHPSDFIILDGTKAFVTGRPFTGEVKQPNIIIIATSDPIAADVMGLAILKYLGTTKNIEEKSIWEQQIKRAIEIGFRISNANQIIIHDENINGISQIKNSYLNRERVNNNGK, encoded by the coding sequence ATTAAAAATAGTGTTAGATTAATAAGCGATAAAAATAGGTCATTATTGCATTATTATGGAGAACCAAAGTTTGGAAGTATGTTAGCTGAAATAAGTTTAATTCACCCATCAGATTTTATTATATTAGATGGAACAAAAGCATTTGTTACTGGAAGACCATTTACAGGAGAAGTAAAGCAACCAAATATTATTATTATAGCCACTTCAGATCCTATAGCAGCAGACGTAATGGGATTAGCTATTTTAAAATATCTTGGAACAACTAAAAATATTGAAGAAAAATCCATATGGGAGCAACAAATTAAAAGAGCTATTGAAATTGGTTTTAGGATATCTAATGCAAATCAAATTATTATTCATGATGAAAATATAAACGGAATTTCTCAAATAAAAAATTCTTATTTGAATAGAGAAAGAGTTAATAATAACGGTAAATGA